One genomic segment of Epinephelus fuscoguttatus linkage group LG19, E.fuscoguttatus.final_Chr_v1 includes these proteins:
- the ndufa4a gene encoding cytochrome c oxidase subunit NDUFA4L gives MLATVRKQLRSHPALIPLFFFIGGGAAMSMMYLARLALRNPDVCWDRKNNPEPWNKLGPNDQYKFYAVNLDYSKLKKHGPDF, from the exons ATGCTCGCAACAGTCCGCAAGCAGCTCAGAAGTCACCCAGCT CTGATCCCCCTTTTCTTCTTCATCGGCGGAGGGGCAGCCATGTCCATGATGTATCTTGCTCGTCTGGCCTTGAGAAACCCTGATGTCTG CTGGGATCGCAAGAACAACCCAGAGCCTTGGAACAAGCTGGGCCCGAATGATCAGTACAAG ttttacGCCGTCAACTTGGACTACAGCAAGCTGAAGAAGCACGGCCCCGATTTCTAA